The proteins below are encoded in one region of Sporosarcina sp. FSL K6-1508:
- a CDS encoding GNAT family N-acetyltransferase, giving the protein MEFVLTKELAKTVEQSEIDALHSRLTAIQGISGNPMGVEIKRFGNATAFSVKGIPGPSFNTVKGLKEGDEKSLEDIIGFYNSREIPVRFELTPAHASADLLTYLSKKGFYQTDFHASLYASLSPGLNPIDPKISIRKLERSEFDIFAEVYVAGFQMPLFLKSGIAQNNEILYDNENWTFYLASIENEPAGIGVLFSKDGIATLAAAATVPHFRNRGIQRALIIERLKEAKLLNGKLVVGQAKFGSVSQNNMERTGLKMAYTKAIWIQQ; this is encoded by the coding sequence ATGGAGTTTGTTTTAACTAAAGAACTAGCCAAAACAGTAGAACAATCTGAAATAGATGCATTACATTCGAGGCTAACTGCCATCCAAGGAATAAGTGGTAATCCAATGGGGGTGGAAATAAAAAGGTTCGGGAATGCCACCGCATTTTCCGTCAAAGGTATCCCGGGTCCTTCCTTTAATACTGTGAAAGGTTTGAAGGAAGGAGATGAAAAGTCCTTGGAGGATATTATTGGGTTTTACAATAGTAGAGAAATTCCTGTACGATTTGAATTGACGCCCGCACATGCGTCTGCAGACTTGCTTACTTATCTAAGTAAGAAGGGTTTTTATCAAACGGATTTTCATGCGTCTTTATACGCTTCACTTTCCCCGGGTTTAAATCCGATTGATCCGAAGATTTCTATCCGTAAGTTGGAAAGAAGTGAATTTGATATTTTTGCAGAAGTTTATGTAGCAGGTTTTCAAATGCCGCTGTTTTTAAAAAGTGGAATCGCTCAAAATAATGAAATATTATATGACAATGAAAATTGGACTTTCTACCTTGCCAGTATTGAAAATGAACCCGCGGGAATTGGCGTGCTCTTCAGTAAAGATGGTATAGCTACTCTTGCAGCGGCTGCTACTGTTCCGCACTTTAGAAATAGAGGCATACAACGTGCATTAATTATAGAACGTCTAAAGGAAGCTAAACTACTGAATGGAAAGTTAGTCGTGGGACAAGCGAAGTTTGGATCCGTTAGTCAAAACAACATGGAAAGAACAGGATTGAAAATGGCCTATACGAAAGCAATTTGGATACAACAGTAA
- a CDS encoding DUF2207 domain-containing protein encodes MKKIIAILITITFVISFNAVALAKSYTIDEVQIKGWVQPNGDMVVNELFTYTLDGNFSELTRSFPDKHNRQVEGFEAHIVSGKHPVVGEINGSMLNTVKVAANGTTRTVKVDVKDKSVSVLYVYIMRGAVKSYETYSDLDITFFERGANHDIDYKNVTIAYVLPGDVGDSKIHGFMYDQNGKVNNVYRNGIVFTTPNSQAHSVTATRTFFPSSIMTEQQKGAAPVSFEQAVEQEKERLEAFHLKVALTPIASTSVWGGSLLFLFGAVFLLFMRQKWFAPFGNPAHVLQTDPVYLSFINHNGDYHPKSFLSGIFSLAEKGHVDIQLAPSADRFKGQLNVPEKTFAFQFKKGTQPLLAYEKKLVTWLFKVGLTNRKFHLHDIAGKADGEKDREKSYLNKQYVFEKTHYKWHGDVKALMVEARTVSGKLSNVLKQMIFVVIALLMAFAVYTAGGSGWEIAFPFIIAILVIGLFTQNPLNKWLPIVFFIILFFVMRQMITGDLYIALTALLLAGTLLYYMLPSTLLTSLNALYTKMSIIKFHKQIERGFPLGLTIEEQERWLTRAYLLNSAHKKLPEIKNGLAGTLPFTALFAMEADPLHFVQSTWGATRIVKASSSDGGSAQTFDTGGGGGGSGGDGGGAGAD; translated from the coding sequence ATGAAAAAAATTATCGCAATCCTGATTACCATCACTTTCGTTATATCGTTTAATGCGGTGGCACTTGCAAAATCTTATACAATTGATGAAGTTCAAATTAAGGGATGGGTGCAGCCAAACGGCGATATGGTAGTGAATGAACTATTCACCTATACGCTTGACGGTAACTTTTCTGAGCTGACTCGTTCATTTCCGGATAAGCACAACAGACAAGTAGAAGGCTTCGAAGCGCACATTGTTAGCGGAAAGCATCCTGTCGTAGGTGAAATAAATGGAAGTATGTTGAATACGGTCAAGGTCGCGGCAAACGGCACGACACGGACAGTGAAAGTCGACGTGAAGGATAAGTCCGTCTCCGTTCTCTATGTATATATCATGCGCGGCGCTGTAAAATCATATGAGACATACAGTGATCTGGATATCACTTTTTTTGAACGTGGAGCTAATCATGATATCGACTATAAAAACGTTACTATTGCGTATGTGCTGCCTGGAGATGTTGGCGATAGTAAGATTCATGGATTCATGTATGATCAAAACGGAAAAGTAAACAATGTTTATCGAAACGGGATTGTTTTTACAACCCCGAATTCACAAGCCCATTCAGTAACAGCAACCCGGACTTTTTTTCCCTCTTCCATCATGACAGAACAACAAAAAGGTGCTGCACCAGTTTCGTTTGAGCAAGCTGTTGAACAGGAAAAAGAGCGGCTGGAGGCATTCCATTTGAAGGTAGCCTTGACTCCGATTGCATCTACTAGTGTGTGGGGCGGTTCATTGCTATTTCTTTTTGGAGCGGTCTTCTTGTTATTTATGCGTCAAAAATGGTTCGCTCCGTTTGGTAATCCAGCTCATGTTCTTCAGACAGACCCGGTATATTTGTCTTTCATCAATCATAATGGCGACTATCATCCGAAAAGCTTTTTATCTGGAATTTTTTCCTTAGCCGAGAAAGGCCATGTTGACATCCAACTAGCACCTTCTGCTGACAGATTCAAAGGCCAGTTGAATGTCCCCGAGAAGACCTTCGCCTTTCAGTTCAAAAAGGGCACTCAGCCGTTATTAGCTTATGAAAAAAAGCTGGTCACTTGGCTGTTCAAAGTCGGCTTAACGAACCGTAAATTTCATTTACATGATATCGCAGGAAAGGCTGACGGTGAAAAAGACCGTGAGAAGTCTTATTTGAATAAACAATATGTATTTGAAAAAACGCATTATAAATGGCATGGGGACGTGAAGGCGCTAATGGTAGAAGCACGAACAGTTTCCGGTAAGTTATCTAATGTGTTGAAGCAGATGATTTTTGTTGTAATTGCATTACTTATGGCTTTCGCTGTTTATACAGCTGGTGGAAGTGGATGGGAGATAGCCTTTCCGTTCATTATCGCAATACTAGTGATTGGTCTGTTTACTCAAAACCCATTGAACAAATGGCTGCCGATTGTGTTTTTCATTATCCTATTTTTCGTCATGCGACAGATGATTACAGGGGACTTGTACATAGCGTTGACCGCCCTCCTACTAGCAGGAACATTGCTGTACTACATGTTGCCGTCAACTTTACTAACGTCCTTGAATGCACTGTACACGAAGATGAGTATCATCAAGTTCCACAAACAGATTGAAAGAGGGTTCCCCCTAGGCTTGACGATTGAAGAACAGGAGCGGTGGCTAACACGTGCCTATTTGTTAAATTCAGCCCATAAAAAGCTTCCCGAAATCAAAAACGGGCTTGCGGGTACTTTGCCATTTACCGCCTTATTCGCTATGGAGGCAGACCCACTTCACTTTGTACAATCTACATGGGGAGCCACACGAATTGTCAAAGCGAGTTCCAGTGATGGCGGATCCGCTCAAACCTTTGATACGGGAGGCGGCGGAGGTGGATCTGGGGGCGATGGCGGCGGTGCCGGAGCGGATTGA
- a CDS encoding aminotransferase class V-fold PLP-dependent enzyme: MSLIYKVAETASEFEQIHKLNYRTFAEEIPQHDRNESQKLVDKFHDENTYIICLKDNRLVGMIAVRGKRPFSLDGKIGPVERQLPIQVKKPVEVRLLAIDQDYRNGRAFLGLMQALVQYCLKAGYDAALISGTVREQKLYGQLGFTPFAQLTGTAEAAFQPMYLTKETFDDGIAGRISKPLVNFLPGPATISEGVRKAMMAEPFSHRSSEFESVLERVKDKLTSLTRANYVQLLQGTGTLANDVVAAQLSRHNGKGLILVNGEFGSRLTDHAQRFGMDFDTIKVDWGTPFDEDEIKRALCSGAYSWLWCVHCETSTGVLNDLNSFKKVCLQYGVSLAVDCVSAIGTTTVDLTDVTYATGVSGKGLLSYTGLSFVFHNEKITKSDKLPRYLDLGVYAEAQGIPYTQSSNLVSALDEALLIFEQPEEVYTAISSRARKVRKAVEQAGFTILASEEEAADAIVTISLPADFSAMQLGDNLFLNGFNVHYESAYLRERNWLQISCMNNVTEKELNRMLQLLPFLISTDELVFTTNPKGKTHPIEGVGDYERIKNR; encoded by the coding sequence ATGAGTTTGATTTATAAAGTCGCGGAAACGGCTTCGGAATTCGAACAGATTCATAAATTGAATTACCGGACATTTGCCGAAGAGATTCCGCAGCATGACCGAAACGAATCGCAGAAACTCGTCGATAAGTTCCATGATGAAAATACATATATTATTTGCTTGAAAGATAATCGGCTCGTCGGAATGATTGCGGTACGGGGGAAACGACCATTTTCGTTGGATGGGAAAATTGGTCCAGTCGAACGGCAATTACCGATTCAAGTCAAAAAACCTGTAGAAGTCAGGCTTCTTGCGATAGATCAGGATTATAGGAACGGTCGTGCTTTTCTGGGGCTTATGCAAGCGTTAGTCCAATATTGCCTGAAAGCCGGTTATGATGCTGCGCTCATTTCAGGTACAGTTCGGGAGCAGAAGTTATATGGCCAATTAGGATTTACACCATTTGCTCAATTGACGGGAACAGCTGAGGCCGCGTTCCAGCCGATGTATTTGACGAAAGAAACCTTTGACGATGGGATTGCGGGCAGAATCTCTAAACCGCTTGTCAATTTCTTGCCAGGACCAGCGACTATTTCCGAAGGCGTAAGAAAGGCTATGATGGCAGAACCATTTTCTCATCGGTCTTCCGAATTCGAAAGTGTTTTGGAACGTGTGAAAGACAAACTGACATCGTTGACGAGAGCAAACTATGTCCAGCTACTTCAAGGGACGGGGACGCTTGCGAATGATGTTGTTGCAGCACAGTTAAGTAGGCATAACGGTAAAGGTCTTATACTGGTGAATGGAGAATTCGGCTCACGGCTCACAGATCATGCACAGCGCTTTGGAATGGATTTTGACACAATAAAAGTCGATTGGGGAACCCCTTTTGATGAAGATGAAATTAAACGTGCACTGTGCTCTGGTGCCTACAGCTGGTTATGGTGTGTTCATTGTGAAACATCGACTGGTGTGCTGAATGATTTGAATTCATTCAAAAAAGTCTGTTTACAATACGGTGTTTCACTTGCGGTGGATTGTGTGAGCGCAATCGGGACTACTACTGTCGACCTTACTGATGTCACCTATGCAACGGGTGTCAGTGGAAAAGGACTTTTAAGTTATACGGGTCTGTCTTTCGTATTCCATAATGAGAAAATCACGAAAAGTGATAAACTGCCGCGTTACCTTGACTTGGGTGTTTACGCAGAAGCGCAAGGAATTCCGTATACCCAGTCGTCCAATCTAGTATCGGCGCTAGACGAAGCTTTACTGATATTTGAGCAACCCGAAGAAGTTTACACGGCTATTTCAAGTCGTGCGCGGAAAGTAAGGAAGGCTGTTGAACAAGCGGGATTCACAATCTTGGCATCAGAAGAAGAGGCAGCCGACGCGATTGTTACGATTTCTTTACCTGCAGATTTCTCCGCAATGCAGCTCGGGGATAATTTATTTTTGAACGGTTTCAATGTTCATTACGAAAGTGCCTATTTGCGTGAAAGGAATTGGTTGCAAATTTCCTGCATGAACAATGTGACGGAAAAGGAGTTAAATCGAATGCTCCAACTGTTGCCTTTTTTAATAAGTACGGATGAGCTAGTGTTTACGACTAACCCCAAAGGGAAAACACATCCTATAGAAGGAGTTGGTGATTATGAAAGAATTAAAAACCGTTAA
- a CDS encoding TldD/PmbA family protein, with amino-acid sequence MIKQSIIENVLEAALSTGGDFSEVFIEDKFMNMMELQGGKIEKSISGRDFGIGIRIFSGLQSIYTYTTDFSEEGLINAAKRAALAIKGGGSGTIHPLQKETVSAIHKIVQMPQTVEHARKAAVMKKANEIARNYDARIKQAELRYIDEEQNVLIANSEGKFVEDTRVHSRLSIQAIASDGIEMQTGFYGPGAHAGFEFIENLDLNHYAGEAARIAVTMLKADECPSGKFPVIIDNEFGGVIFHEACGHGLEATSVAKNNSVFANRIGEKVAPDIVTYIDDGTLPNEWGSLNIDDEGEKTRKNVLIEDGILKGYLVDKFNARRMNTEATGSSRRQSYRFNPTSRMTNTYIAPGKSMPEEIIASTEHGIYAKYMGGGSVNPATGDYNFAVAEAYLVKDGKIDRPVRGATLIGNGAKTLQLVDMVGNNLGHGAGMCGSISGSLPVNVGQPMIRVSEITVGGTKGE; translated from the coding sequence ATGATCAAGCAATCAATAATTGAAAACGTATTGGAAGCCGCACTCTCCACGGGTGGCGATTTCTCCGAAGTATTCATTGAAGACAAATTTATGAACATGATGGAGTTGCAGGGCGGCAAGATAGAAAAGAGTATATCCGGTCGTGATTTCGGGATCGGAATCCGCATATTTTCTGGACTTCAAAGTATTTACACGTATACGACTGATTTCTCGGAAGAAGGACTAATTAATGCGGCAAAACGGGCAGCGCTTGCCATCAAAGGCGGAGGCAGCGGGACAATTCACCCGCTTCAGAAAGAAACAGTCTCTGCAATTCATAAAATTGTACAAATGCCGCAAACGGTGGAACATGCACGAAAAGCGGCAGTTATGAAAAAGGCCAATGAAATTGCGAGAAACTATGATGCACGCATCAAGCAAGCTGAACTTCGTTATATTGACGAAGAACAAAATGTGCTTATTGCGAACTCGGAAGGTAAATTTGTTGAGGATACACGAGTCCACAGCAGGCTCTCCATTCAAGCAATTGCTTCTGACGGGATTGAAATGCAAACCGGTTTCTATGGACCGGGAGCACATGCGGGTTTTGAATTTATCGAAAACCTAGACCTCAATCATTATGCTGGCGAAGCCGCGCGCATTGCGGTGACGATGCTTAAAGCGGATGAATGTCCGAGTGGAAAGTTCCCGGTCATTATCGACAATGAATTCGGTGGGGTCATTTTTCACGAAGCTTGCGGTCATGGATTGGAAGCGACTTCTGTTGCAAAAAATAACTCTGTTTTCGCGAACCGGATTGGCGAAAAGGTGGCGCCTGATATCGTCACATACATCGATGACGGAACACTGCCGAACGAGTGGGGATCCCTCAATATTGATGATGAAGGTGAAAAGACGCGGAAAAACGTCCTTATTGAAGATGGAATCTTAAAAGGCTATCTTGTCGATAAATTCAATGCACGTCGCATGAATACGGAAGCGACGGGCTCTTCACGCCGTCAGTCATACCGCTTTAATCCGACATCGCGCATGACGAACACATATATCGCACCAGGTAAATCGATGCCAGAAGAAATCATCGCATCGACGGAACATGGTATTTACGCGAAATATATGGGTGGTGGTTCAGTGAATCCAGCAACGGGTGATTACAACTTTGCCGTGGCTGAGGCATATCTAGTAAAAGACGGTAAAATTGATCGTCCAGTACGGGGCGCAACATTAATTGGAAACGGTGCAAAAACGCTACAGCTTGTTGACATGGTTGGTAATAATCTTGGACACGGTGCGGGAATGTGCGGGTCAATCAGCGGAAGTTTGCCGGTCAATGTCGGTCAGCCAATGATTCGTGTCAGTGAAATTACCGTCGGCGGGACGAAGGGGGAATAA
- a CDS encoding MGMT family protein, translated as MNVFTERVIRIIQEIPAGHVMTYGQVAAAAGSPRGARQVVRVLHSMSAKYKLPWHRIINAQGGISAPADAEGKGLHQRELLELEGVTFSIDGKIDLTEYRWFPLDTEEG; from the coding sequence ATGAATGTTTTTACAGAACGGGTCATCAGAATAATCCAGGAGATACCTGCTGGACATGTCATGACATACGGCCAAGTTGCCGCTGCTGCCGGAAGTCCGCGCGGGGCAAGGCAAGTCGTACGGGTACTGCATTCGATGAGTGCAAAATACAAACTGCCTTGGCATCGTATCATTAATGCGCAAGGTGGAATTTCCGCTCCTGCCGATGCGGAAGGCAAGGGGCTACACCAACGGGAATTACTCGAGTTGGAAGGAGTTACGTTTAGCATTGATGGAAAAATTGATTTGACTGAGTATCGCTGGTTTCCTCTTGATACTGAGGAGGGATAA
- a CDS encoding glycerol-3-phosphate acyltransferase has protein sequence MTLILLLVGSYILGNMLTGSIISNYYYKKDIRIEGSGNPGARNAGRVFGKKAFIATFIGDAAKGALAVCAAKWLEVGAAMELFALLAVTLGHVLPLLMKFRGGMGVSTFIGGMLAFNPLLFAVFAGVFLVFYPFLKSFTLAGLSAVLLTPIFVLVFLYEFPVFIASCLLSGLLLFTHRSDLKQKLFPEKS, from the coding sequence ATGACACTAATACTTTTATTAGTAGGCTCGTATATACTAGGCAATATGCTTACAGGCTCAATTATTAGTAACTACTATTATAAGAAAGATATACGGATAGAGGGAAGTGGTAATCCTGGTGCACGCAATGCGGGGCGCGTGTTTGGGAAAAAAGCATTCATCGCGACATTCATTGGGGACGCAGCCAAAGGGGCGCTGGCTGTTTGCGCTGCCAAGTGGCTTGAAGTGGGAGCCGCTATGGAACTGTTTGCATTATTGGCAGTAACGTTAGGGCATGTGTTGCCCTTACTCATGAAGTTTCGCGGTGGAATGGGTGTATCCACTTTTATCGGTGGTATGCTTGCGTTCAACCCCCTGCTGTTTGCCGTTTTTGCTGGCGTGTTCCTCGTGTTCTATCCCTTCCTGAAAAGCTTTACGTTAGCAGGGCTCAGTGCAGTCTTGTTAACGCCGATCTTTGTGTTGGTCTTTTTATACGAATTTCCTGTCTTCATCGCATCCTGCTTGTTGTCAGGACTGCTTTTATTTACACATCGGAGTGATTTGAAACAGAAACTTTTCCCGGAAAAGAGTTGA
- a CDS encoding phosphatase PAP2 family protein — protein sequence MRELSLRLLIAFVLCIGFGVTFGYIAAAIGSDAIVGFDNAVIGFVQGLEVSWLTSIMKGFTWIGSGYVVAPIALLIAGVLYFGLHYRQQAFLLIVVIAGTALLNKVLKIYFKRERPEIHRIMDANGFSFPSGHSMMAFALYAIIAYIVWRNVKTMVSRFLLILFTAFMIIIIGISRIYIGVHYPSDVVGGFAASALWVTIAISVYAYFQHTRGKREIVSRQ from the coding sequence ATGCGTGAACTCTCGCTAAGGCTCCTAATAGCATTTGTCCTTTGCATCGGTTTCGGTGTAACATTCGGATATATTGCCGCCGCTATCGGCAGCGATGCAATAGTAGGGTTCGACAATGCTGTCATTGGATTTGTACAAGGTTTGGAAGTATCATGGCTTACGTCGATTATGAAAGGATTTACGTGGATTGGTTCCGGTTATGTCGTTGCACCAATTGCTTTGCTCATTGCAGGTGTACTCTACTTTGGACTGCACTATCGTCAACAAGCCTTCCTTCTCATAGTGGTCATTGCCGGGACTGCACTATTAAATAAAGTTCTTAAAATTTATTTCAAACGGGAGCGTCCTGAAATTCATCGTATTATGGACGCAAATGGCTTCAGTTTCCCAAGCGGCCATTCAATGATGGCGTTCGCTCTATACGCAATCATTGCATATATCGTCTGGCGTAATGTGAAAACGATGGTGAGTCGCTTTCTACTTATCCTGTTCACTGCCTTTATGATCATCATAATTGGAATAAGCCGTATTTACATTGGCGTCCATTACCCGAGCGATGTTGTCGGCGGGTTTGCAGCAAGTGCGCTTTGGGTGACGATTGCGATTTCGGTTTATGCTTACTTTCAGCATACTCGCGGGAAAAGAGAGATCGTTTCGCGTCAGTGA
- the ytxJ gene encoding bacillithiol system redox-active protein YtxJ produces MKELKTVNEWYDVLEQSKENPLFVLKHSTTCPVSAAAYNAFESSATDVPKYFLKVRESRPVSNEIESNLRVEHQSPQLFLLKDGKAVWHATHYSISGPQIEHAVKDYGSN; encoded by the coding sequence ATGAAAGAATTAAAAACCGTTAATGAGTGGTACGATGTATTGGAACAATCGAAAGAGAATCCTCTGTTCGTTTTAAAACATAGTACAACTTGTCCAGTTAGCGCTGCAGCTTATAATGCGTTTGAATCATCCGCAACAGATGTACCCAAATATTTTTTGAAAGTAAGGGAAAGTCGCCCCGTTTCTAATGAAATCGAAAGTAATCTGCGTGTTGAACACCAATCGCCCCAACTATTTTTATTGAAAGACGGAAAAGCGGTCTGGCATGCGACTCATTATTCGATTAGTGGTCCACAAATTGAACATGCTGTAAAAGACTACGGAAGCAATTAA
- the mscL gene encoding large conductance mechanosensitive channel protein MscL, whose product MLKDFKDFALKGNVFDLAIAVVIGAAFGKIVSSLVENIIVPLIGVLSGGIDFSGMHQTIGKADITYGVFLQSVFDFLIVSFVIFMVIRLLAKFKRKEEIIEEALPEIDPKEALLVEIRDLLKEGKKL is encoded by the coding sequence ATGCTAAAAGATTTTAAAGACTTTGCACTCAAAGGGAACGTATTCGATCTCGCCATTGCAGTTGTAATTGGTGCAGCATTCGGGAAAATTGTATCATCACTTGTGGAGAATATTATCGTACCGCTTATCGGGGTGCTTTCTGGAGGTATCGATTTTTCAGGGATGCATCAGACAATTGGGAAAGCAGATATCACATACGGTGTTTTCCTCCAATCTGTTTTTGACTTCCTTATTGTTTCGTTTGTAATCTTCATGGTAATTCGTTTGCTAGCGAAATTTAAACGGAAAGAAGAAATAATTGAAGAAGCTCTGCCTGAAATCGACCCTAAAGAAGCACTTCTTGTAGAAATTCGCGATTTGTTGAAAGAAGGAAAAAAGCTTTAG
- a CDS encoding TldD/PmbA family protein — protein sequence MTINEFQEKLLAEAMGTGFKEAEVYYEKSESFRVMTFKGEIDSYETSEEGGLGFRGLYNGKMGYAYTEKIEEASIAFLIDGAKANAEVLDEDDGTDIFKGSETYAKHNFYSEELAQVPTLEKIELIKSIEAKVYAYDPRIVTLNYCALQDFSEERVMANNKGLSLNEKQNGLIIFISAVVKDGEEMKTGSCIKMTRNFAELDAEAIAKEVAEEALSSLGERSIPTKKYPIIMRHDASASLLATFAPVFSAENTQAGQSLLKGKVGEKIAADTFMLLDDPSHPDAISGSNFDGEGVATQKRAIVSNGTLETLLHNRKTAKKDGVVTTGHARKSSYKSTLTIAPLNMYIAPGNKSKEELIASVEEGIFITGLAGLHSGASTVSGDFSLAATGFHIKDGKIASAVKQMTIAGNFFDYLKDIVETGADLEFMPGGYGSPSLVVKELSVTVD from the coding sequence ATGACTATCAACGAATTTCAAGAGAAGCTATTAGCTGAAGCAATGGGAACAGGTTTCAAGGAAGCTGAAGTTTATTATGAGAAATCCGAATCATTTCGTGTCATGACTTTTAAAGGAGAAATCGACAGTTACGAGACATCTGAAGAGGGGGGCCTTGGTTTTCGTGGCCTTTACAATGGGAAAATGGGCTATGCTTATACGGAAAAAATCGAAGAAGCCTCGATTGCATTTTTGATTGACGGTGCCAAAGCGAATGCGGAAGTACTTGATGAAGATGACGGAACGGATATTTTCAAAGGCAGTGAAACGTATGCAAAGCATAACTTCTATAGTGAAGAGCTTGCGCAAGTGCCTACCCTTGAGAAAATCGAACTGATCAAGTCGATTGAAGCGAAAGTTTACGCGTATGATCCGCGTATTGTCACGCTTAATTATTGCGCGCTGCAAGATTTTTCCGAAGAGCGTGTTATGGCGAATAACAAAGGACTTTCGTTGAATGAAAAGCAGAACGGTCTCATTATCTTTATTTCCGCTGTCGTTAAAGATGGGGAAGAGATGAAAACGGGAAGTTGTATTAAAATGACTCGTAACTTCGCTGAGCTCGATGCCGAAGCAATTGCGAAGGAGGTGGCAGAAGAAGCGCTGTCAAGTCTTGGTGAAAGGTCAATTCCAACCAAGAAATATCCAATCATAATGCGTCATGATGCATCTGCGTCGTTACTCGCGACATTCGCACCGGTTTTTTCGGCCGAAAATACGCAAGCGGGTCAGTCCTTACTGAAAGGGAAAGTTGGAGAGAAGATTGCAGCCGATACATTCATGCTGCTTGATGATCCATCTCATCCAGACGCAATTTCGGGTTCAAATTTTGACGGTGAAGGCGTAGCGACCCAAAAACGTGCAATCGTCTCAAATGGAACACTGGAAACGCTACTTCATAACAGGAAAACAGCGAAAAAAGATGGCGTTGTAACGACTGGACACGCACGGAAATCATCCTATAAAAGCACACTCACAATCGCTCCGCTGAATATGTATATCGCTCCAGGTAACAAGAGCAAGGAGGAATTGATTGCCTCTGTGGAAGAAGGAATCTTCATCACAGGTTTGGCCGGCCTTCATTCTGGAGCCAGTACGGTCTCGGGTGACTTCTCGCTTGCGGCGACGGGCTTCCATATTAAAGACGGGAAAATCGCATCAGCGGTCAAACAGATGACAATTGCGGGCAACTTCTTCGATTATTTAAAAGACATCGTAGAGACAGGGGCAGACCTTGAATTCATGCCAGGCGGTTATGGCTCACCGTCGTTAGTGGTGAAAGAGCTTTCTGTTACGGTAGATTAA
- a CDS encoding acetamidase/formamidase family protein, which translates to MTQTLACTDVIYAFSKDNSPVMHVDPGTTIEIETYDCFENQVQSAETKIAGIDWDKINPATGPIYVNGAKPGDVLKVSIDKLEIGSQGVMATGPDLGVMGHRLEELASKIIPIEDDYALFNDRVKVPLNPMIGVIGVAPEGKPVSCGTPGAHGGNMDTKLIAEGATLYFPVFTEGALFALGDFHAAMGDGEIGVSGIEVPGKATVTLDVVESTPLRHPVLVNAQGIAFIVSAATLDEAVKTAVEEAIDFLLPHTDMTIAELTMLMSASGEAQISQVVDPLMTARFFVPQYILDAYDVKPFA; encoded by the coding sequence ATGACACAAACATTGGCATGTACAGATGTTATTTATGCATTCAGCAAAGACAACTCGCCCGTGATGCATGTGGATCCGGGAACAACCATTGAAATCGAGACGTATGATTGCTTCGAAAATCAAGTGCAATCCGCAGAGACAAAAATTGCAGGCATTGATTGGGATAAAATCAATCCAGCGACTGGACCGATCTATGTGAACGGCGCGAAACCCGGTGATGTGCTGAAGGTGTCGATCGACAAACTGGAGATTGGTTCGCAGGGCGTCATGGCGACAGGGCCGGACTTGGGTGTCATGGGGCATCGCTTGGAGGAACTCGCTTCTAAGATTATTCCCATTGAAGATGACTATGCGCTATTTAATGATCGTGTAAAAGTGCCGCTTAACCCGATGATTGGGGTAATTGGTGTAGCTCCTGAAGGCAAGCCTGTTTCGTGCGGGACGCCAGGTGCACATGGCGGCAATATGGATACAAAGTTGATTGCCGAAGGGGCGACGCTCTACTTCCCAGTGTTTACAGAAGGCGCACTGTTTGCACTCGGTGATTTCCATGCCGCGATGGGTGACGGCGAGATTGGCGTGTCCGGTATCGAAGTTCCTGGAAAGGCGACCGTAACGCTCGATGTTGTGGAATCCACACCACTTCGCCATCCCGTACTCGTTAATGCACAGGGAATCGCATTCATCGTATCGGCCGCAACTCTCGACGAAGCCGTAAAAACGGCGGTTGAAGAAGCAATCGATTTCCTGCTTCCACATACAGACATGACAATCGCAGAACTGACGATGCTCATGAGTGCTTCAGGGGAAGCACAAATAAGCCAAGTCGTCGATCCACTTATGACGGCACGTTTTTTCGTGCCGCAGTACATTTTGGATGCATATGATGTGAAACCATTCGCATAA